The Oryzias latipes chromosome 9, ASM223467v1 region ACAAACTGGAATCTTTGCTGTTTGACTCTGAGTTGCAATCACAGGGCACTCTGTATAGCTATTTCATGCGAAGTCTGTTGCGTTTGAGGACACGATCAACAGTAAAGAGGCTGACACTGTTGACAACCTAAAAACTTACATGGTCCTCAATGATCTTCTGTTGAATTTCCCCCAGTTTAATCGCATTGTTCTAATGGACCATATCCATATCCACAATTAGGGTCTCTTGGTGTGGGGAGAATATACCTGTCCTCCCACCTCCAAGTGGCAGTCTTTCAATTCTACGAAAACAGAATGTCACACTGGTGATTCAATCAGCTCAATAAACTCTGTGcaaaatttatttaaacaataaaaatatttaaaatgttatttaataaATAGTTATCTATGAAAACAGTTGCAACAggttaaaataataacaaagatAAGACAAAAAACACGATTTAAGTCCCAGCTTAAAAAAGTCCATCTCCAAAGCCGCCCCTCAAAGGTCCACCATTGAAAGGGATAATGGAGGAGGAAAACCAGCGTTTCTGCGGCTGAAGAGAACACAAACAAAGGGGAACTTTCGGGTGCTGCACAAGCATCAGCCACATGCATCAAGGCAGATCAGGAGGGGAGCAGACTGACAGGCTTTAAGGTCCTTCATGCAGCTTCCCGGTCAGCCCTGGCGTCCCTCCGATGGGCGTAAAATCtacttttgacacttttaagtTGTATGTTCAGCTCGGAGCCCTTAAACTGTTGGGGGTTTCAGGCAATCGCATACTTTTGCCTTATGGTAAGTCCACCCCTGGTGTAAAATTAAAGTGATGTTTGAACATAGTATGTTAAAAAGCCTGTGTCCTCCTCAATAAAGCCAGCTCGACTGAACAAAAGTTCcgtaaaattcttttttttttggttacagAAGCTACATTCTTATGATGAatactatatttatttaaaaaatgtgatcaaTTGGTttgtgaaattttaaaaatggtcaTTCTAGAGCAAAATATTACTCATGTTTAGTCGCAAAAGTCCTACAGACTTCGTTGAAGGAGAAAGCTCCGCCTTTTTCCAGGTGTGTGTCGGATTCTGTGGGTGGGGCAGATCTGGAAATCGCTATGCTGACAAATCTGAGCATATTTGATCTGatccggtgtgggtaccggatgttctcgggctgccagatgttctcggggtccttcggggtccttcgaccaatgatgacgtcacactatttgattggctgtaagttgccacgaccaatgagttaacgtcgctaagttttttttaaaactttattgacaattgcggtatcatacattaacaatgacatcaacgttaacaacgaacaataacaatgtaatgaatattgcttcgaagatcagtcaccattgccaaacataatatattaacatagaaaataaagaatagaggggaaaaaagaaacaatgaacataacacacaaataaataaaaacataagtaaaataaaataaaggaacatagaaaaaatctaaatagttaagttaggggtactcatgaagtttgtatttctgaacaaaactaagcaatttcaagccattcttctttttcatataatgaagtgattgaaagtaaaaacagagctctttattaaatgttataaaaagtggtttggtcttcaaaacttgacctcaccaagatggcggtgctctcctcccatgaggaaccacgtgatgtctcctctagtgatataactcattggaaggaccctgaaggaccccgagaacatctggcaacccgagaacatccggtacccacaccggcaaTGTTTTGAAATATTGGTATAAATATCTTTGATCCATGGAATTAGATAAAAGGATTTGGTAATCCGGATCACTTTAATTCTGATCctacattttaaaatactaGGGATAGTACCTCATTTTGCAaactgtcactttttttttcagagagaTTATTAAAAGTTTCAATATAAGCTGGTTCAGTAACTGTAGCAGTGTTGAAGAATACAGCTACATGTTTAGTAAAaccatatatttatataatgtAAATGTACAGGAAAGATTTAGCTAAAATGTCTAATCAATCGTTTTTAAacagaacacaaaacaaatggcAGCTGTAATTAATGTGTTTGATGCAGAATTGTCTGAGAGTGGTCTTAGAGTGGTGAGGTAGTAgaaattttttgtttgaaaagaaatgCATAGCCACTGAGGTTTACTCTTATCAGGAGGGATAAGATGTTGTTTAAAAGATTCAAATCCTCATATTTTCCTTCATTCCTTCAGAataaaatttttcaaaataaaatcatttaaacttGTAGAAATGATCACATTTATTATCTCAATATGAACCCCTCCAGCGCAGTAAAAACCCATCTTTCACAGTCCTCCCTCATTCTCTTTCTCATTGTAGGTGTGGAACTCTTGGCACTTATTGTGCTGAATCATGTGAATATCAAACAATGACTGGCTGGACAAAACTGACAACTAATGAAATAACTCTGTGGGAGTGTGACGATGACCCCCTCATATTGGTTTTTGTGGGGCCTATGGCTGGTTGATCTGCTCTCATGTTTGGACGCTGCAGGCCCTGTTGGCAAAGTTTCCACCCCTGGGCGTGCAGTATAAATTAGGCTCATCATGCCAACACAAGCACACTGGCACAGACAGGTAACGGCAAGGATTCATGGCTGTTGTggcaaaatatttcaatttttttttctattttttaggtGTTCAGGTTCATTGTGGCTGTCCTCTGTGTTTATTATCTGGAGACTCTGTTTGTTGATGTGTAGTAATGTGTGCTCATGATGTTGTGCCTTTTCTGATAGAATCAAAGATTGAACCTCTTCATAAATATCCATCCAAAAATAACAGATGAACTTTTTTGCGTCATGAAAACACTAACTAGCGTTTGATATCAACTGCTCAGTATCCCTAGATTAAGTCAGAAATTTCTTTGATTTACTTTACAGTTTTATCCTTGCAAATCCATTCGCTATGGCCACAGACCATCCAATCCCTGCAtccaagcagcagcagcccgGTACCAGTGCTTTTAAGGTGAGTAGAAATCCTTTAGAGAtcaaaaaagttataaaataaaaaagttttagagGTAGTATTTTTCAATACTTTTATCACTAGTTCatcagtttgatcttttttttcctccgtgAACACAGCTGTTCATCTATGAGCAGGAAAACTTCCAAGGACGCTGCCATGAGCTGACTGGTCCCTGTAACAACCTCCAGGAAGCAGGCATGGAGAAAGTGGGCTCCATACTGGTGCTGTGTGGGCTGTGAGTGTGGGCTAGATAGAAAAATAGATGATTAACTAAGACAACAAAAGCATGGGCTTAACATATTTGTAGGGGGTTGACTAAAGGAATGGAGAAGCTAATTGAAGTTGAATGCCTTTTCACCTGTGTGAACCATGTCTTCCTTGTCAGATGGGTGGGATATGTACAGACCAGCTGTAAGGGAGAGCAGTATGTGTTTGAGAAGGGGGAGTATCCTCGCTGGGATTCCTGGACCAACAGCAGGCGTAGTGACACCATTCTTTCATTCTGCCCAATTAAagtggtacaaaaaaaaaaccttttataactcaatccataaaagaTGAATCTATCTGCTTTTAAATATGTCatctattgtttgtttgtttgtttgttttttgtattttaggaCAGCCAGGAGCACAAGATTGTCCTTTACGAAAACCCTGGCTTTGCAGGAAAGAAGATAGAAATTATTGATGATGATGTTCCCAGCTTCCATGCTCATGGCTACCAAGAGAAGGTCTCCTCTGTTAGGGTACAGAGCGGCAAGTAAGTACCTCCTACGAAAGCATGTCTCTTGCCAACCATCATTTCACCTCTAAAATCTACTTTCCCTCTCGGCTGTGCTCCTGCTGCACCAGCTGGGTGGGCTATCAGTATCCAGGATACAGGGGCTATCAGTACTTGTTTGAGAAGGGGGAGTACAAGGACAGCTCAGAGTTTGGATCCCAGATTCCCCAGATCCAGTCTGTGCGGCGGATCAAAGACATGCAGTGGCATCAGAGAGGGGCATTTCACCCAGTAAACTAAGCATGTGACTGATTTGGGTCATGAATCCTAACCTCAGCGACCTTGACCTCTTCCAGCTGCTATTCCTTGCCTTTCAATTACATAATACTGCATTTTGATATCTATTGCAGCTGTTGCAGTAGTGAGATTCTGTTCTAAGCTGTCAAGCATACTAATAAATGAGTGTTGCCCTAAGACTTTGTGCTTTATTACTTTTATTctgatctttttattattattaactgttttgagGTGACTATTAAAAGCATGCGCAGTGGCAAATTCCGAACAGTAGGGTGCGCTGCAAGCAGAATACACTTCCTGTTTTCCGCTGAGGAGGAAGTGTTCTGAAAACAGGATTTATTGAAAGTCTGCGCTTCCACTACAAAAGTATGGATATTCTTATATTTTAAGAAGCgatttccctttttaaaatacCCAAAAGAAACACATGTTGTTTGAATAATGGTAATACATAATTATTTCATGTCAAATTTACTAATTCGTTTGTCGTAGCTTGCTAGCTTACCTAACTTTTGTCCATCAGATCATGTGGTGCTCTACAGTACCTAACCTACTACGGTACGACGAGTCATTTGGTGTTGTTTTGCTtctcaaatatttaaaacaattacAGTAGGAAtgacttttttgtatttatcgTATCCTTAATTATATGCTCCAGGTATTACTTGTTTGTTTAGTAGTCAGGTCGGTTTTCTGGTGTGCAGTGCAGAGTTAAGGAACTGGTGGGGTTAATGAATGTAaacttttggttaaaaataagTTGGAAGATACTACTATTtagaaaagttttaataaacttAATAGTAATGTAATGTGGGACGAAAAACAATTTAACCCGAGTGTTCGTGTTCCAAACTtaatttataattattattatgaaaaacCTAAATCTGAATTTGACTTTGTCATCATTGTTATGACATTTAAGAAATTTCACCTTCGTGAGAGCAATTCATATTTACAATATTGAATAATGCTTGAAATCTAATAGCTGATTCTAATTAAGTTAACTAGATTTACCTTTGTATTCCACCTATGAAGTATATTTGCTATGTTTTTGGTGGATTGATTACTCTATATTGTCCCTTCTTGTGACTGTGAGtatgaatgggtgtgtgatttgtgtggCCCCGAAACAgcaggctggcgacctgtccaacGTGTACCCCGTCCTAGGGTTAGGCTCTAGGAGCCCTGTTATCCCAAAAGGGATCACTAAGAAAATGAAGGGATAGTTTTCCTTTATTCAGCTAGATTtagacaaaacataaaatgggtTGAATATggatttttgtacatttaatttattatgttttatttataaatattttcagGGACTTCTAGCAGAAACAGTTAAAGATAGTTGTCAGAGTATGAAAGTGGTCACAAAGAATGCAACTATTGACATTTAGtaagcataaaaataaataaaagcaacccaatataaaaaaataattaatttctaTAGTATACCTTAAATAAAGAGTACTGTAGTCTTGAGTTATTTGATTGTCCCTAAGCCTGtgagtattatgttttaaaagtaTGCTTTTGACTTGGAAACaatttttaaagtgtaaaaattattcattcaattttttcatttcattcaaatgaatgaagtatggatgaatgaatgaatgaatgtaataattattttgtttttcccgTATTCCACAGCTAAGATGCCTgtttcctgcagcagctgcgtTGAGAAGCGAGCCATGTTGAAACGCCCCAAAACTGGCCACTCGCTCTGCAAGGAGTGTTTCTTTATGGCCTTTGAGGAGGAGGTACATCAGACCATAGTCAATGCAAGTCTCTTCAAATCTGGTGAAACTGTAGCAATCGCTGCCTCTGGAGGAAAAGATTCCACTGTTCTTGCACATGTCATGAAGGTCCTGAATGAGCGATACAACTATGGTCTTGAGCTTATGCTCATCTCAGTGGATGAGGGGATCACAGGTTACAGGGACGACTCTTTGGAGACAGTGAAGAGGAATCAGCAGCAGTATGAGCTTCCCCTGAAGATTGTGTCGTATGaagaactgtatggctggacTATGGATGCTATAGTAAAGCAGGTGGGACGGAAAAATAACTGCACGTTCTGTGGGGTGTTCAGAAGACAGGCGCTGGACAGGGGAGCCCTCATGCTGAAAGTTGATAAGATATGTACAGGTATGTGTCAAATATTACAAAAGTGTGAATACATTAACAGTTTTAACTTtctgtttaagaaaaatattttcttgccCAGGTCATAACGCTGATGATGTAGCAGAGACCGTTTTGATGAACGTCCTGCGAGGGGACATTGCACGTCTGCGACGCTGCACTACAATTTCCACAGCCAGTGAGGGTGAAGGTGTTGTGCCACGTTGCAAGCCTCTCAAATATGCTTATGAGAAAGAGATTGTTCTGTATGCCTATTTTAAGAAGTTGGACTACTTTTCCACTGAATGCATCTATTCTCCAAATGCTTATCGTGGACATGCAAGAACCTTTCTGAAGGATCTAGAAAGTATAAGGCCCAGCTCCATTGTAGATATCATCCACTCTGGTGAGAACTTGTCTGTGCGGGAGGGGGTGAAGATGCCTGTCCAGGGAACTTGCAGCCGCTGTGGCTACATCTCGAGCCAGGCACTGTGCAAGTCATGTGTTCTGCTGGAGGGACTGAATCGAGGCCTGCCAAAGCTGGGAATAGGCAAGCACCACAGACTGCATGGGAAGATCCTGTCCCAGCAGCCCCTGACTGAGAAGGAGGAGAGAAAACTAAAATCAGTTGAATCTTAACTTTTAacaatttaagcttttttttttaaatgtaaacttaagTTATGCCCACAACCTGTGTTTGCAACATGGAAAAATCTGATGACTAGTTGGAGAAGGGAGGAAatagaacttttctttttaaatgtcactgGCATTCTGATTATTacgaataaaaaaatgtttttacagaaat contains the following coding sequences:
- the ctu1 gene encoding cytoplasmic tRNA 2-thiolation protein 1 encodes the protein MPVSCSSCVEKRAMLKRPKTGHSLCKECFFMAFEEEVHQTIVNASLFKSGETVAIAASGGKDSTVLAHVMKVLNERYNYGLELMLISVDEGITGYRDDSLETVKRNQQQYELPLKIVSYEELYGWTMDAIVKQVGRKNNCTFCGVFRRQALDRGALMLKVDKICTGHNADDVAETVLMNVLRGDIARLRRCTTISTASEGEGVVPRCKPLKYAYEKEIVLYAYFKKLDYFSTECIYSPNAYRGHARTFLKDLESIRPSSIVDIIHSGENLSVREGVKMPVQGTCSRCGYISSQALCKSCVLLEGLNRGLPKLGIGKHHRLHGKILSQQPLTEKEERKLKSVES
- the LOC101166967 gene encoding beta-crystallin B2 yields the protein MATDHPIPASKQQQPGTSAFKLFIYEQENFQGRCHELTGPCNNLQEAGMEKVGSILVLCGLWVGYVQTSCKGEQYVFEKGEYPRWDSWTNSRRSDTILSFCPIKVDSQEHKIVLYENPGFAGKKIEIIDDDVPSFHAHGYQEKVSSVRVQSGNWVGYQYPGYRGYQYLFEKGEYKDSSEFGSQIPQIQSVRRIKDMQWHQRGAFHPVN